From the genome of Globicephala melas chromosome 11, mGloMel1.2, whole genome shotgun sequence, one region includes:
- the LOC115865997 gene encoding histone H2B type 1-A, whose product MPDQASRSIAVSKKGFKKAITKTQRKEERKHKRCRKESYSIYIYKVLKQVHPDTGISSKAMSIMNSFVADVFERIANEASRLAHYNKRSTITSREIQTAVRLLLPGELAKHAVSEGTKAVAKYTTSL is encoded by the coding sequence AGGATTTAAGAAAGCCATAACAAAGactcaaaggaaagaagaaagaaagcacaAGAGATGCAGGAAAGAGAGTTATTCGATTTATATCTACAAAGTGTTGAAGCAAGTACACCCGGACACCGGTATCTCATCGAAAGCCATGAGTATTATGAATTCCTTCGTTGCTGATGTTTTCGAGCGTATTGCAAACGAGGCCTCCCGCTTGGCTCACTACAATAAGCGATCGACTATTACGTCCAGGGAGATTCAAACGGCCGTGCGCCTGTTGCTGCCAGGAGAGCTGGCTAAGCACGCTGTGTCCGAGGGCACGAAGGCTGTAGCGAAGTACACTACCTCCCTGTAA